In Beutenbergia cavernae DSM 12333, the DNA window ACACCCTCTCGGTCCACACCCCGGTACTGCGGTTGCCGACGACAGTCGCCAGCTGGCCGCCCTCGAACTCGAGGAGAGCGGTGAGGGAGTCCTCCCAGTACGGGTCGTCGAAGACCGCCCGCGCGGTAACCTCGGCGCATTCGCCGAAGAAGAAGCGGGCCAGGTCGACCATGTGCACGAGGTTCTCCGCCGAGCCTCGGTAGCCTCGCTCCGGCCGCGTCTTCTCGAAGACCCCCACGGCCGCGGGATGCTCCGACATCGCGGCCTTGGCCCGCATGTAGACCGGGGCGAACCGGCGATTGAAGCCGACCATCAGCGACGTGTGGCGCTCGGCGGCAATGTCGCGCAGCAGCCTGGCCTCCGGGAGGCTCGGCGCCAGCGGCTTCTCGCAGAGCACCGGTACCCGGCGCTCCAGCAGCGCCGTCACGACTTCGACGTGATGCTGCTCAGGCGCGAGGACGAGGGCGGCATCCACATCGACCGCGGCCAGCAGCTCGTGGACGTCGGCGAAGCCGGGGATCGAAGGGTGCCGCGCCAGCGCCGCAGCTGACGGATCGGCCACCGCTACCACCGCGACGTCCTGGCGGTCGGCGAGCACCGGGAGGTGAGCGATGCGGGCGATCCCGCCAAGGCCGACGACGGCGGCGCGCAGAACTGTCACGCGGAACAGCGTTCGGCCGACCCCTAGGCCGCGTCAACGAATCCGATCGGAATCGGTCATCCGTCCGATCGGCGCACCGATGAGGACCGCACGTTCAACGACGGCATGATCCGCACTTGTTGCATGGCGGTCAGCGGGTCGCTGACCGGGTGGCGCATCCGGTCAAGACACAGCGCGATCGCGGTCCGGCCGAGAGCCTCCGCAGGCGGTGCCACAGCGGTGAGCGGAATCTCGGCCAGCTCGGAGAACTGGTCGTCGTAAGCCACGATGGCGAGGTCATCAGGGATGCGGATGCCCAGTTCGGCGGCTTCCTGCAGCAGGGCCATCGCGTGGGCGTCGGGCTGCACGATGACACCGGTGATCCCGGCATCGACGAGTTCCTGCAGCAGGGCACGGATCTCGTCCCGCCGCGCCTCGGTGACCCATGCCTCCTCAGGCAGGTCCCGTCGCGGCGCGTGTTCCAGCAGGCCCAGCTCTGTGATGGC includes these proteins:
- a CDS encoding Gfo/Idh/MocA family oxidoreductase, whose protein sequence is MTVLRAAVVGLGGIARIAHLPVLADRQDVAVVAVADPSAAALARHPSIPGFADVHELLAAVDVDAALVLAPEQHHVEVVTALLERRVPVLCEKPLAPSLPEARLLRDIAAERHTSLMVGFNRRFAPVYMRAKAAMSEHPAAVGVFEKTRPERGYRGSAENLVHMVDLARFFFGECAEVTARAVFDDPYWEDSLTALLEFEGGQLATVVGNRSTGVWTERVSLHGDGQSVTVVAPDQISVATGGEERTHRQTQAFSGFAAPTRTLGFAAQADHFFAAVRASAQITQNDASSAVRTQELMDRILASAGLPTTDGRTSMMVGHRPAVPPNTPEGVVR